A single region of the Nicotiana sylvestris chromosome 6, ASM39365v2, whole genome shotgun sequence genome encodes:
- the LOC104247856 gene encoding zinc finger CCCH domain-containing protein 20-like, with product MIGGKNHHLNPTVDIPSWPYIDDQTANMHFMLSPNENSNSTPNFAEDYCSQFELENGEIELPVDMYACDNFRMFEFKVRNCARGRSHDWTECPYLHPGEKARRRDPRKYHYSGTACPDFRKGNCLRGDGCEFAHGVFECWLHPARYRTQPCKDGVNCKRRVCFFAHSADQLRVLSPNTDSAFEHQSPRLCGRALQFVSSPESSSPPTESPPMSPMLSRSLGSNSVNDVMASLRQLQLSRLNSMPSAWKVQLGSPRLGSPGRPVTRPGFCSLPVTPTGELTRPGKRCFDLWEEEPVFERVESGRELRVKMFARLSKANPLDGVNPNLNSDAPNPDVGWVSDLIQ from the coding sequence ATGATCGGAGGAAAAAACCACCACCTTAATCCGACGGTTGATATTCCATCATGGCCATACATCGATGATCAAACGGCTAACATGCACTTCATGTTAAGCCCGAACGAGAATTCCAATTCTACCCCTAATTTTGCTGAAGATTATTGCTCTCAGTTTGAGTTAGAAAATGGAGAAATTGAACTTCCGGTGGACATGTACGCATGTGATAATTTCAGGATGTTTGAGTTCAAGGTGAGGAACTGCGCACGTGGGAGGTCACACGATTGGACTGAATGTCCGTACCTTCACCCCGGCGAAAAAGCTCGTCGGAGGGACCCACGTAAGTATCACTATTCCGGCACTGCATGCCCGGATTTTCGTAAGGGGAATTGTTTGAGAGGCGATGGGTGCGAGTTTGCTCATGGCGTATTTGAGTGTTGGCTTCACCCAGCTCGCTATCGTACGCAGCCGTGTAAAGATGGTGTGAACTGTAAACGTAGGGTTTGTTTCTTTGCTCATTCAGCTGATCAATTGAGAGTATTGAGCCCGAACACTGACTCAGCGTTTGAGCATCAATCTCCTCGGCTATGCGGTAGAGCTTTGCAATTTGTTTCGTCGCCCGAGTCGAGTTCCCCGCCGACTGAGTCACCCCCTATGTCTCCGATGCTGAGTCGGTCGTTGGGTTCAAACTCGGTTAATGACGTAATGGCTTCGCTTCGTCAGTTGCAGTTGAGCAGGTTGAATTCCATGCCTTCGGCTTGGAAAGTGCAATTGGGATCTCCTAGACTCGGGTCGCCTGGACGACCCGTGACCCGACCCGGTTTCTGTAGCTTGCCTGTCACGCCGACTGGGGAATTGACCCGACCCGGGAAACGGTGCTTTGATCTGTGGGAGGAGGAACCTGTGTTTGAGAGGGTAGAGTCAGGTAGGGAATTAAGGGTAAAGATGTTTGCGAGGTTGAGCAAAGCGAATCCACTTGATGGGGTTAACCCGAATCTGAATTCGGATGCTCCGAACCCGGATGTCGGGTGGGTTTCGGATCTGATCCAATAA